The proteins below are encoded in one region of Parvicella tangerina:
- the mce gene encoding methylmalonyl-CoA epimerase, which produces MKKIEHLGIAVKDLKKSNEIFSKLLNTAPYKEEAVESEGVTTSFFQVGDSKIELLQATRSDSPIAKFIEKKGEGIHHVAFNVEDIEKEIERLQEEGFELIHKQAKPGADNMLIAFLHPKSTNGMLVEICQQIVD; this is translated from the coding sequence ATGAAAAAAATAGAACACCTTGGAATTGCAGTCAAAGATCTGAAGAAATCGAATGAAATATTTTCTAAACTCTTGAACACTGCCCCATACAAAGAGGAAGCTGTTGAAAGTGAGGGAGTAACAACTTCATTCTTTCAGGTTGGTGATAGCAAGATTGAACTATTACAAGCTACCCGATCAGACAGTCCAATTGCAAAGTTTATTGAGAAAAAAGGCGAAGGCATTCATCACGTGGCCTTCAATGTTGAGGATATTGAGAAAGAGATCGAACGATTACAAGAAGAAGGGTTTGAATTGATTCACAAGCAGGCCAAACCAGGAGCGGATAACATGCTGATTGCCTTTTTGCACCCAAAATCTACAAACGGGATGCTTGTGGAAATCTGTCAGCAAATAGTTGACTGA
- a CDS encoding ABC transporter substrate-binding protein: MKLQHLFLVGFALFALSSCETEGDEVDGGEVNKRESDGKTVFYGGTLSVSEDETYSSIFPLEVLDVTSSKVVSQIHDGLVEYDPRDYSIRPAVADDWTVNDAKTEYTFHLRDNVRFHDDECFEGGVGRVLSAEDVKYTFELLCSKECEYSYSSFLKPYLKGAEAFFNGTADHIEGLEIVDDHTVKFTLNEPSSSFIYILAMPNTSIIPKEAFEKYGKEMTVGCGPFMYTKPKDMTKAIDLVYNPKYYGRDENGNALPYLDSIHFAFVPSKLEQLEMFNEHKLSLIQGLPSAKIAQVVSENIENFKNNPPKTILDRQPDLSTEYYAFICTQPPFDDVRVRKAFNYAIDRNSLLNEVLNGQGTPGMYGITPKIPAFNTYDFSRIKGYDYNPELAKQLLAEAGYPNGEGFPEITLEINLGGNVHKLVSTDIERQIKENLGITISIDQVSFKTKMENSKLGKSEIYRSAWVADFPSPESFLSIFYGGEVPTSMSEPSYPNVMRYTNAKFDSLYNLGKVTVDDIERNNYFAEAEKIMMEDAPIMVLWYTENYTMYHSDVRGFYNNGLALADFSRVFFKEMTAEEIEEIEKMNKSNY; encoded by the coding sequence ATGAAGTTACAACACTTATTTTTAGTTGGTTTTGCGCTGTTTGCGCTCAGTTCTTGTGAAACAGAAGGAGATGAAGTTGATGGTGGAGAGGTGAATAAACGAGAATCAGACGGAAAAACCGTTTTTTATGGAGGTACTTTGTCGGTTAGTGAAGATGAAACCTATTCTTCTATCTTCCCACTAGAAGTGCTCGATGTTACTTCGTCTAAAGTAGTTTCACAAATTCATGATGGGCTGGTAGAGTACGATCCAAGAGATTACAGTATAAGACCTGCTGTTGCAGATGATTGGACGGTTAATGATGCGAAAACTGAATACACTTTTCATTTGCGAGATAATGTTCGCTTCCATGATGATGAATGCTTTGAAGGAGGCGTTGGAAGAGTGCTTTCTGCTGAGGACGTAAAATATACTTTTGAGTTGCTTTGTTCAAAAGAGTGTGAATATTCGTATTCCTCATTTCTGAAGCCTTATCTGAAGGGTGCTGAAGCCTTTTTTAATGGAACCGCTGATCACATCGAAGGTCTTGAAATTGTCGATGATCACACGGTCAAATTTACGTTGAATGAACCGTCTTCATCCTTTATTTATATTCTTGCAATGCCCAATACGAGTATTATTCCAAAAGAGGCTTTTGAGAAATATGGAAAGGAAATGACGGTTGGATGCGGCCCTTTTATGTACACTAAGCCTAAGGATATGACTAAAGCCATTGACCTGGTTTATAATCCAAAGTACTATGGTAGAGACGAAAATGGAAACGCATTGCCCTACTTAGATTCTATTCATTTTGCATTTGTTCCGAGTAAGCTTGAACAACTAGAAATGTTCAACGAGCATAAACTTTCACTTATTCAAGGTTTGCCATCAGCAAAGATCGCTCAGGTGGTTTCTGAGAATATCGAGAATTTTAAGAATAACCCTCCAAAAACAATTTTAGACAGGCAACCAGATTTGAGTACGGAGTATTATGCTTTCATCTGCACACAACCTCCGTTTGATGATGTTAGAGTAAGGAAAGCATTCAACTATGCTATCGATAGGAACTCTCTTTTAAATGAGGTGCTTAATGGACAGGGGACACCTGGAATGTATGGTATTACACCAAAGATTCCTGCTTTTAACACGTATGACTTTAGCCGAATAAAGGGGTATGATTATAATCCTGAGTTGGCAAAACAACTTTTGGCTGAAGCTGGGTATCCTAATGGAGAAGGATTTCCGGAGATTACATTGGAAATAAACCTGGGAGGAAATGTACACAAATTGGTGTCCACAGATATCGAGAGACAAATCAAAGAGAACCTGGGAATTACCATCTCCATTGATCAGGTTTCCTTCAAAACAAAAATGGAAAATTCAAAACTTGGAAAATCTGAAATCTATCGATCTGCTTGGGTTGCGGACTTTCCTTCACCTGAGAGCTTTTTATCTATTTTCTACGGTGGTGAAGTGCCAACTTCTATGAGTGAGCCTTCTTATCCTAATGTTATGAGATATACGAATGCTAAATTTGATTCGTTGTATAATTTAGGAAAAGTGACCGTAGATGATATTGAACGCAACAACTACTTCGCTGAAGCCGAGAAGATCATGATGGAGGACGCTCCGATAATGGTGCTTTGGTATACGGAAAACTATACGATGTATCATTCTGATGTGAGAGGGTTTTACAATAATGGATTGGCACTGGCCGATTTCTCTCGTGTCTTCTTCAAAGAAATGACTGCTGAGGAGATTGAAGAAATTGAAAAAATGAACAAGTCAAATTACTAA
- a CDS encoding bactofilin family protein codes for MAKTMFKGSTSGSGKTVSMNAPDRLNRIVEGTSIEGEIKADSNLRIDGFVKGVVQTKGRLVIGTNGKVDGDIICQNADVEGEILGTIKVEELLSLKSTAKLTGKIVTRKLAIESGAEFTGTCDMGGDTSRSDGSSSKAGVTVEEILEEHA; via the coding sequence ATGGCAAAGACAATGTTTAAAGGAAGTACAAGTGGTTCAGGAAAAACAGTGAGCATGAATGCTCCTGATCGCTTGAATCGAATTGTGGAAGGAACGAGTATAGAAGGAGAAATAAAGGCCGATAGTAACCTAAGGATAGATGGGTTTGTAAAAGGTGTTGTACAAACAAAAGGTAGGCTTGTAATCGGTACGAATGGAAAGGTTGATGGCGATATTATTTGCCAGAATGCTGATGTTGAAGGAGAAATTCTAGGGACTATTAAAGTAGAGGAATTACTATCCTTGAAATCTACCGCTAAATTGACTGGAAAGATTGTTACGCGCAAGCTAGCAATTGAATCTGGTGCTGAATTTACAGGTACTTGTGATATGGGTGGAGACACATCTCGAAGTGACGGGTCTTCTTCTAAAGCTGGAGTGACGGTTGAAGAAATCCTGGAAGAGCACGCTTAA
- a CDS encoding HAD family hydrolase has product MLDLNDKENIIFDLGGVLLNIDYELTAKAFKKLGLSSFDDLYSQKRQTGLFDQFEKGKITKKTFLSELTEVIPEASEEDVIAAWNAMLLDLPQHRIELLMELGKAFRIFLLSNTNEIHEAAFLKIIDQNYPENVLYNSFERVYLSHRIGFRKPDRECFQLVLDENGLAAEKTIFIDDSIQHIEGAQSAGITAVHLERHVDVSQLFADRFPQASRL; this is encoded by the coding sequence ATGCTTGACTTGAACGACAAAGAAAATATCATTTTTGACCTTGGTGGGGTATTGCTTAACATTGATTATGAACTTACGGCAAAGGCGTTTAAAAAATTGGGCTTAAGTAGTTTTGATGATTTATACTCTCAAAAACGCCAAACAGGGTTGTTTGATCAGTTTGAAAAAGGAAAAATTACGAAGAAAACCTTTCTAAGTGAACTTACTGAAGTTATTCCCGAGGCTTCAGAGGAAGATGTAATTGCTGCCTGGAACGCAATGCTGCTTGACCTTCCGCAACACCGAATAGAACTCCTGATGGAGCTTGGCAAAGCCTTTAGGATATTTCTATTGAGTAATACCAACGAAATTCACGAAGCGGCATTTCTAAAAATAATTGATCAAAATTATCCAGAGAACGTGTTATACAATTCATTCGAGAGAGTTTACTTATCGCATAGAATAGGCTTTCGAAAACCTGATCGTGAATGTTTTCAACTGGTATTGGATGAAAATGGTCTAGCAGCTGAGAAGACCATTTTTATTGATGACTCTATTCAGCATATAGAAGGCGCGCAGTCCGCTGGAATTACAGCGGTTCATTTGGAGCGACATGTGGATGTCAGTCAACTATTTGCTGACAGATTTCCACAAGCATCCCGTTTGTAG
- a CDS encoding universal stress protein produces the protein MIIKKFLVPTDFTEVAHTAMIHAADLAKSVEAELYLLNIVESKDDLDKANKKLEEEIEFLRRYDEDVNVKSITRVGNIFEDIGDVAAEIDAGLIIMGTHGASGWQKVTGSYAMKVITNSKVPFIVTQKGTEKKSGYDKILVPLDLHNETKQKLEIVADMAKYFDSEVHIVTPKESDEFLRNKLNGNIAYAKKYLADKHVKCAAHIADKSGDFVDQLLDLAGEIGADLITIMNLQRNSLMGMLGARYEQQIITNEDQIPVLCVNPRETTSATGSVFGNTI, from the coding sequence ATGATTATTAAAAAATTCTTAGTGCCAACTGATTTTACTGAGGTAGCACACACAGCAATGATTCATGCAGCTGATTTAGCAAAATCTGTAGAGGCAGAGCTTTATCTTTTGAATATCGTAGAAAGTAAAGACGACTTAGATAAGGCAAATAAGAAACTTGAGGAAGAAATAGAGTTCTTGAGAAGGTATGATGAAGATGTTAACGTTAAATCCATTACGAGAGTAGGAAACATTTTTGAAGACATCGGTGATGTTGCTGCTGAGATAGATGCTGGGCTGATTATTATGGGTACCCATGGAGCAAGCGGTTGGCAAAAAGTTACCGGAAGCTACGCCATGAAGGTAATTACCAATTCAAAGGTGCCATTTATCGTTACGCAAAAAGGAACAGAAAAGAAAAGTGGGTACGATAAGATCCTTGTTCCATTAGACTTGCATAATGAAACGAAACAAAAATTAGAGATTGTTGCCGACATGGCTAAATACTTTGACTCAGAAGTGCATATTGTTACACCAAAAGAATCTGATGAGTTCTTGAGAAATAAGTTGAATGGAAACATTGCTTATGCCAAGAAATATCTTGCTGATAAGCATGTAAAGTGTGCTGCTCACATAGCGGATAAGTCTGGTGATTTTGTAGATCAATTGCTTGATCTTGCTGGAGAGATTGGTGCAGACTTAATTACGATCATGAACCTCCAAAGAAATTCATTGATGGGTATGTTGGGAGCAAGATATGAGCAACAGATCATCACAAATGAAGATCAGATTCCTGTACTTTGTGTAAACCCTAGAGAAACAACATCTGCAACTGGAAGTGTGTTTGGAAACACAATCTAA
- the mutS gene encoding DNA mismatch repair protein MutS has translation MQQYNKIKAKYPEALLLFRVGDFYETFGQDAITAANILGIVLTARNNGSSKLELAGFPHHSLETYLPKLVRAGQRVAICDQLEDPKKTKKIVKRGVTELVTPGVAFNEQVLDQKKNNFLASIHFGKNKAGVAFLDVSTGEFLLAEGNFEYIEKLFQGFMPSEVLFQRNKDKVFIENFGDKHYTFRLDDWVFTEDFAYEKLLRHFGTKSLKGFGVEDHPLGVIAAGAILHYLSETQHNKVAHISSISRIEEDQYVWLDKFTIRNLEIIHSPNEDATTLIQVIDKTVSPMGGRLLKRWVVLPLKDTNRINSRLEIVEFFVNNQSFSQELNQQLNNIGDLERLISKVAALRISPRETVQLKYALKTLAPIKKLCEAASLEALQNIGQQINLCEAIASRLEKEIKDDAPVVLSKGGVIASGVNQELDDLRAISFSGKDYLLQMQQRLCEETGIPSLKIAFNNVFGYYIEVRNTHKDKVPENWVRKQTLTQAERYITEELKEYESKILGAEEKIQVLEAQLFEELVFALSEFLQPIQYNASLIAQLDCLLSFAKLAVENSYTKPVITNSKIIDIKEGRHPVIEQNLPIGEEYIANDVYLDEENQQIIMITGPNMSGKSALLRQTALIILMAQMGSFVPAKSATFGYVDKVFTRVGASDNISSGESTFMVEMNETASILNNISDRSLILLDEIGRGTSTYDGISIAWSIAEYLHQHPKYKAKTLFATHYHELNEMTTSFPRIKNFNVSVKELNKRIIFLRKLVEGGSEHSFGIHVAKVAGMPNEVVNRANKILERLEKSHSSDELSEKAKELAADASMQLSFFQLDDPVLSQVKDEIKNLDINTLTPVEALMKLNEIKKLVGG, from the coding sequence ATGCAACAATATAATAAGATTAAGGCCAAATACCCTGAAGCCCTCTTGCTTTTTCGCGTTGGAGATTTTTACGAAACATTTGGTCAAGATGCCATCACCGCAGCTAATATTCTAGGGATTGTACTCACTGCCCGAAATAATGGTTCTTCGAAACTAGAGCTTGCTGGTTTTCCTCATCATTCACTTGAAACTTACTTACCTAAATTGGTTCGTGCAGGGCAGCGGGTTGCTATCTGTGATCAATTGGAAGACCCAAAGAAAACCAAGAAAATCGTAAAACGTGGGGTTACTGAACTGGTAACACCTGGTGTGGCGTTTAATGAGCAAGTCCTCGACCAAAAAAAGAACAACTTTTTAGCAAGTATCCATTTTGGTAAGAATAAAGCAGGCGTGGCCTTTCTGGATGTTTCAACTGGAGAATTCTTATTGGCCGAAGGGAATTTTGAATATATCGAAAAGCTATTTCAGGGCTTCATGCCATCGGAAGTTTTATTTCAGCGAAACAAGGACAAAGTATTTATAGAGAACTTCGGTGACAAACATTACACTTTCAGACTAGACGACTGGGTTTTTACTGAAGATTTTGCCTACGAAAAGTTGCTGCGGCATTTTGGGACAAAAAGTCTAAAAGGGTTTGGCGTAGAAGATCATCCATTAGGAGTTATTGCAGCCGGAGCGATTCTTCATTACCTCTCGGAGACACAGCATAATAAAGTGGCTCACATATCGAGTATTTCGCGAATTGAAGAAGATCAATACGTTTGGCTAGACAAGTTTACGATTCGTAATCTGGAGATCATTCACTCTCCCAACGAAGATGCCACAACGCTAATCCAGGTTATTGACAAGACGGTGTCTCCTATGGGAGGACGGCTGCTTAAACGATGGGTGGTGCTGCCGTTAAAAGACACGAATCGAATTAACTCCAGATTGGAAATTGTTGAATTTTTTGTCAACAACCAATCCTTCTCACAAGAGCTTAATCAACAGTTGAATAACATCGGTGATTTAGAGCGTTTGATCTCCAAAGTTGCTGCCTTGAGGATTTCTCCAAGAGAAACCGTACAGCTCAAATATGCTTTAAAGACACTGGCCCCGATAAAGAAATTATGTGAAGCTGCTTCGCTTGAAGCTCTACAGAATATAGGTCAGCAAATCAACCTTTGTGAAGCTATTGCCTCCCGTTTAGAAAAAGAAATTAAAGATGACGCTCCTGTTGTATTGAGCAAAGGAGGTGTTATCGCCAGCGGAGTTAATCAGGAATTGGATGACCTGAGAGCTATTTCATTTTCTGGTAAAGACTATTTACTTCAAATGCAACAGCGCTTGTGCGAAGAAACAGGTATCCCCTCTCTGAAGATTGCGTTCAACAACGTCTTTGGTTATTATATTGAAGTCAGGAATACACATAAGGATAAAGTCCCTGAAAATTGGGTCCGTAAGCAAACCCTAACGCAGGCTGAAAGATATATAACCGAAGAACTCAAGGAATACGAGTCTAAAATTCTTGGGGCCGAAGAAAAAATACAGGTATTAGAAGCTCAACTTTTTGAAGAATTGGTGTTTGCTCTTTCAGAATTCCTTCAGCCTATTCAATATAATGCCTCGCTAATTGCGCAGTTAGATTGTCTGCTGTCTTTTGCAAAACTTGCTGTTGAGAATAGCTATACCAAGCCGGTTATTACAAACAGTAAAATCATCGATATTAAGGAGGGTAGACATCCAGTTATTGAACAGAACCTTCCAATTGGAGAGGAATACATTGCCAATGATGTCTATCTGGACGAAGAAAACCAACAAATCATCATGATCACTGGGCCCAACATGAGTGGTAAATCTGCACTTCTCCGACAAACAGCATTAATCATCTTAATGGCTCAAATGGGTAGTTTTGTCCCGGCAAAATCAGCAACTTTTGGATATGTGGATAAGGTATTTACACGAGTTGGTGCAAGTGATAATATCTCTAGCGGAGAATCTACCTTCATGGTAGAGATGAATGAGACGGCTAGTATTCTCAACAACATCTCAGATAGAAGCTTGATCCTACTTGATGAAATTGGAAGAGGCACCAGTACTTATGATGGTATTTCAATTGCCTGGTCCATCGCAGAATATTTGCATCAGCACCCGAAATACAAAGCAAAGACACTTTTCGCCACCCACTACCATGAGCTCAATGAGATGACAACTTCTTTTCCGAGGATTAAAAACTTTAACGTTTCCGTAAAAGAACTCAATAAGCGCATTATTTTTCTTAGAAAACTAGTTGAAGGAGGTAGTGAGCACAGTTTTGGAATCCATGTCGCAAAAGTCGCTGGAATGCCTAACGAAGTGGTGAATAGAGCGAACAAGATCCTGGAACGACTGGAAAAATCTCATAGTTCTGATGAACTATCTGAAAAAGCAAAAGAACTTGCCGCTGATGCCAGTATGCAATTGAGCTTCTTCCAACTTGATGATCCCGTGCTATCTCAGGTTAAAGATGAAATAAAGAATCTTGACATCAACACGCTAACACCTGTGGAGGCACTCATGAAGTTAAATGAAATCAAAAAGCTTGTTGGAGGATAA